One Danio rerio strain Tuebingen ecotype United States chromosome 9, GRCz12tu, whole genome shotgun sequence genomic region harbors:
- the creb1b gene encoding cyclic AMP-responsive element-binding protein 1b isoform X1 produces the protein MTMESGADAQQGADTAVSETESQQITQAQIATLAQVTMAAGHGSATAPTVTLVQLPNGQTVQVHGVIQAAQPSVIQSPQVQTVQISTVAESEDSQESVDSVTDSQKRREILSRRPSYRKILNDLSSDAPGVPRIEEEKSEEDTAPAITTVTVPTPIYQTSSGQYIAITQGGAIQLANNGTDGVQGLQTLTMTNAAAAQPGTTILQYAQTSDGQQILVPSNQVVVQAASGDVQAYQIRTAPTSTIAPGVVMASSPALPSQGGAEEATRKREVRLMKNREAARECRRKKKEYVKCLENRVAVLENQNKTLIEELKALKDLYCHKSE, from the exons ATGACCATGGAGTCGGGAGCCGATGCCCAGCAGGGTGCAGACACTGCTGTCTCTGAAACTGAGAGCCAACAGATTACACAGGCCCAAATTGCCACTCTTGCacag GTAACAATGGCTGCCGGGCATGGAAGTGCCACAGCACCTACAGTCACCCTGGTGCAGCTGCCTAATGGTCAGACGGTGCAGGTGCATGGAGTGATCCAGGCTGCTCAACCTTCAGTCATTCAGTCACCACAGGTGCAGACTGTCCAG ATTTCCACAGTAGCAGAGAGTGAGGACTCGCAGGAGTCAGTAGACAGCGTGACAGACTCTCAAAAACGAAGAGAGATCCTTTCAAGACGTCCCTCGTATAG GAAAATCTTGAACGACCTGTCATCAGACGCTCCAGGAGTTCCAAGAATCGAAGAGGAGAAATCTGAGGAGGACACTGCGCCTGCCATCACTACAGTGACTGTGCCAACCCCAATATATCAGACCAGCAGCGGCCAGTACA TCGCCATTACACAGGGTGGAGCAATTCAGCTTGCAAATAACGGCACCGATGGAGTGCAGGGACTGCAGACTCTCACCATGACCAATGCAGCAGCAGCCCAGCCAGGAACCACCATCCTGCAGTACGCCCAGACCAGTGACGGTCAACAGATACTCGTGCCCAGCAATCAAGTGGTGGTACAAG CTGCTTCTGGAGACGTTCAGGCCTATCAAATTCGTACAGCCCCAACCAGCACTATTGCTCCAGGTGTGGTCATGGCATCCTCCCCTGCCCTGCCGAGCCAAGGAGGAGCTGAAGAGGCCACACGCAAGAGGGAGGTCCGTCTCATGAAAAACAG AGAGGCTGCTCGTGAGTGCCGTCGGAAGAAAAAGGAATACGTCAAGTGTCTGGAGAACCGCGTGGCCGTTTTGGAGaaccaaaacaaaacactcaTCGAAGAACTCAAAGCACTCAAAGACCTGTACTGTCACAAATCAGAGTGA
- the creb1b gene encoding cyclic AMP-responsive element-binding protein 1b (The RefSeq protein has 6 substitutions, 1 frameshift compared to this genomic sequence), whose product MTMESGVDAQQGADTAVSETESQQITQAQIATLAQVTMAAGHGSVTAPTVTLVQLPNGQTVQVHGVIQAAQPSVIQSPQVQTVQISTVAESEDSQESVDSVTDSQKRREILSRRPSYRKILNDLSSDAPGVPRIEEEKSEEDTAPAITTVTVPTPIYQTSSGQYSRSQSTTNAFSVQFLCTRTGKSFHTACRCGVALRSSCSASSALQRSFSHCLFCCAGYREQQVVCDKMNNDNIIQFCTNHCKCIIKKYKTLNFH is encoded by the exons ATGACCATGGAGTCGGGAGCCGATGCCCAGCAGGGTGCAGACACTGCTGTCTCTGAAACTGAGAGCCAACAGATTACACAGGCCCAAATTGCCACTCTTGCacag GTAACAATGGCTGCCGGGCATGGAAGTGCCACAGCACCTACAGTCACCCTGGTGCAGCTGCCTAATGGTCAGACGGTGCAGGTGCATGGAGTGATCCAGGCTGCTCAACCTTCAGTCATTCAGTCACCACAGGTGCAGACTGTCCAG ATTTCCACAGTAGCAGAGAGTGAGGACTCGCAGGAGTCAGTAGACAGCGTGACAGACTCTCAAAAACGAAGAGAGATCCTTTCAAGACGTCCCTCGTATAG GAAAATCTTGAACGACCTGTCATCAGACGCTCCAGGAGTTCCAAGAATCGAAGAGGAGAAATCTGAGGAGGACACTGCGCCTGCCATCACTACAGTGACTGTGCCAACCCCAATATATCAGACCAGCAGCGGCCAGTACAGTAGGTCACAGTCTACCACTAATGCATTTTCAGTCCAGTTTTTGTGCACGAGAACAGGTAAAAGCTTTCATACTGCTTGCCGTTTTTGAGTGGCACTGCGTTCCAGTTGCAGTGCATCTTCAGCATTGCAGCGATCGTTTTCGCATTGTCTTTTTTGCTGTGCTGGATACAGAGAACAGCAGG TCTGTGACAAAATGAACAATGACAATATGATACAATTTTGCACCAATCAttgtaaatgcattattaaaaagtacaaaacacTTCATTTCCATTAG